One part of the Anopheles coustani chromosome 2, idAnoCousDA_361_x.2, whole genome shotgun sequence genome encodes these proteins:
- the LOC131266096 gene encoding transient receptor potential cation channel trpm has product MKHRTARSWIEANFQKRECIKFIPSTKNGDSCCCGQERRTHQFVPGIEPGIAGDVWLPQKHTRAQSTDAYGTIEFQGGAHPTKAQYVRLSYDTRPELLVQLFTREWNLELPKLLITVQGGKANFELQPKLKKVLRKGLLKAAKTTGAWIFTGGTNTGVTKQVGDALLLEGQQRSGRVVSIGIAPWGIVERNHELLGHNRDVPCHSISSPRSKLAVLNNRHAYFLLVDNGSQGRYGAELILRRKLEKYISNQKLQPFTHSSTPVVCLVIEGGTNTIRAVLEYVTDNPPVPVVVCDGSGRAADLIAFVHKYASDSGEQQVLESMHDYLLATIQKTFEVSQDQAEQLYQELLQCTKNKNLITVFRIQDRPEGNTQELDQTILTALFKSQHLSPPEQLSLALTWNRVDIARSEIFVYGQEWPHGALDEAMMQALEHDRIDFVKLLLENGVSMRKFLTIPRLEELYNTKHGPANTLGYILRDVRPHIPKGYVYTLHDIGLVINKLMGGAYRSYYTRRKFRPIYAKVMNSYVNTHRKPSTFQRSAGINSMSLVAGLLPVTSDMALFELPFNELLIWAVLTKRQQMALLMWTHGEEALAKSLVACKLYKAMAHEAADDDLDTEIYEELRSYAKEFESKGLKLLDFCYRQDAERAQRLLTCELQSWSSQSCLSLAVAANHRAILAHPCSQIILADLWMGGLRTRKNTNLKVICGLLCPFYIRKLDFKSKEELQQMPQTEEEHLENQYLDYEDRDKKDPDAEALLSDTYSMKDTKVQENGKVSLTDSENTQYKDYLFDSDVRQQRPLKLKKKIYEFYTAPITKFWADSMAYVFFLVMFTYTVLVRMEETPSWQEMYAIAYITTLGCEKIREIVSSEPVAISHKFSVWAWNMWNPCDAAAIIFFLIGLALRLRPYTMDIGRVIYCVDSIYWYLRILNILGVNKYLGPLVTMMGKMVKNMIYFVVLLLVVLMSFGVSRQAILFPNNDASWRLVREVYYQPYFMLYGEVFADDIDPPCGEDPSQPPCVTGHWVTPIAMSMYLLIANILLINLLIAVFNNIFIEVNAVSHQVWMFQRFTVVMEYQQKPVLPPPLIALSHCYSLLRYAIRKAKGLQESRDNGLKLFLEKEDMERLYDYEEECVEGYFREQEILLQQSTEERIKNTDERVDHMAQKIEDINQKENIQSAAVQNIEFRLRKVEETAGEILSHLAVIHRFMAAHTLMQGGTMQGSTGNVSGNVALEGAPGIAPIPVDHRTRTISESDSYIMQPTLPPPTQRRKFNRSLTEVRPDAYIFDEGRHLEVRTVLEENEGERSPDQTSQPFERDRKLSIRSEDSELFPGSGVQKTLSPVDSLGVAIKPSPPPPPPFLNIRQDTASTESKDTLTPLEGADDRTLVGDETVDDLMDGNYEGLRQRTGRRRNSSMCGPGVGVSMGGSFGGGTPGTGVGGRRNSESASGGGLDINKSQTSLCQIPGLGFGKRQQSVTQSEPDSGTDQPIQRPVPKGRHLLLQIHTEYTSITDELESVCHMIASPTSSLRGEYLVCYFGSILNMVLVFSTEAPKKKSVNELSNPEFAAMIEKRHLKECEDSDYMMMETLFQTRCSLEDSDEYFDDAGPETEHGPRKMLRRETAIELPVTPSKSNIVSLADSAQGHEDYAGMKNERQGASNRNSLRDSKNSPLSMSSQNSPRNSQYMQGAFLNPSVFEGASRLYKKSCESLQKNSSTDTEYSLQPYRFIKQSSNETNSSFNIDNSSITNDLSIDGETSLNSTVIEMVSSSTIAVPPPAVDDRTGFLPKRTSSIGSCTTQHTQQQQQQQQQQHSVESRPSFLRKQFSVEKSTPGGSPVAKDNGGSIPDGLERLTSTPAPAIPSKPPRSTRFSDSLSVLGTKSVLSLLKESSSTSTEEPMHEGRKASTIPCISTNLVQDEIAKLSSNIKSSTDEDTDPPINETMC; this is encoded by the exons ATGCTGTTGTGGTCAGGAGCGCAGGACGCACCAGTTCGTGCCGGGCATCGAACCGGGCATCGCAGGAGACGTTTGGCtgccccagaagcacacccgAGCCCAGTCGACCGATGCGTACGGTACGATCGAGTTTCAGGGCGGTGCTCATCCTACGAAGGCGCAG TACGTTCGCCTATCGTACGACACACGACCGGAGCTGCTGGTGCAACTGTTCACGCGCGAATGGAATCTCGAGCTGCCGAAGTTGCTCATTACGGTGCAGGGAGGCAAGGCAAACTTCGAGCTGCAGCCAAAGTTGAAAAAG GTGCTCCGGAAGGGCCTGCTGAAGGCAGCCAAAACGACCGGGGCGTGGATATTTACCGGCGGAACCAACACGG GTGTAACGAAGCAGGTTGGCGATGCGCTTCTCCTCGAGGGCCAGCAGCGGTCGGGGCGCGTGGTGAGCATCGGTATCGCACCCTGGGGCATCGTGGAGCGTAACCATGAGCTGCTGGGACACAACCGGGACGTACCGTGCCATAGTATTAGCTCGCCCAG ATCGAAACTGGCGGTGTTGAATAACCGGCACGCTTACTTTCTCCTCGTCGACAACGGTTCCCAGGGACGCTACGGGGCGGAACTAATCCTCCGGAGGAAGCTGGAGAAATACATATCGAATCAGAAACTGCAGCCCT TTACCCACTCGAGCACCCCCGTAGTATGCTTGGTAATTGAAGGTGGTACAAACACAATCAGAGCTGTGCTAGAGTACGTCACCGATAACCCACCGGTACCGGTAGTAGTGTGTGATGGGTCAGGCCGGGCTGCTGATCTAATCGCGTTTGTACATAA GTATGCATCGGACAGCGGCGAACAGCAGGTGCTGGAATCGATGCACGACTATCTCCTTGCGACGATACAGAAAACGTTCGAGGTAAGCCAGGACCAGGCGGAGCAGCTGTACCAGGAGTTGCTGCAGTGTACCAAGAACAAAAATTTG ATAACGGTGTTCCGCATTCAGGACCGACCGGAGGGCAATACTCAGGAACTGGACCAAACGATTTTAACTGCACTTTTTAAATCACAGCACCTCAGCCCGCCAGAGCAGCTTAGCCTGGCACTCACGTGGAACCGGGTCGACATCGCCCGCTCGGAGATATTCGTGTACGGTCAGGAGTGGCCCCACGGGGCGCTAGACGAGGCGATGATGCAGGCCCTCGAGCACGACCGGATCGATTTTGTTAAGCTCTTACTAGAGAACGGAGTGTCGATGCGCAAGTTCCTCACGATACCTCGACTCGAGGAACTGTACAACACCAAGCATGGACCGGCCAACACACTCGGGTACATTTTGCGCGACGTCCGGCCACATATCCCGAAGGGCTACGTGTACACGCTGCACGACATCGGTCTGGTGATAAACAAGCTAATGGGTGGTGCGTATCGGTCGTACTACACGCGCCGGAAATTTCGTCCGATTTACGCGAAGGTAATGAACAGCTACGTCAACACGCACCGGAAGCCGTCCACCTTTCAACGGTCGGCGGGTATCAACTCGATGAGCCTGGTTGCCGGGCTCCTTCCGGTGACGTCCGATATGGCGCTATTCGAGCTGCCGTTTAACGAGCTGCTCATCTGGGCCGTGCTTACGAAGCGGCAGCAGATGGCACTGCTCATGTGGACGCACGGTGAGGAAGCACTTGCGAAGTCGCTGGTTGCCTGCAAGCTTTACAAAGCCATGGCGCACGAGGCAGCCGACGATGACCTCGACACGGAAATCTACGAGGAGCTGCGAAGTTACGCGAAGGAGTTCGAGAGCAAAGGACTGAAGCTGCTGGACTTTTGCTACCGGCAGGATGCCGAGCGGGCACAGCGGTTACTCACCTGCGAGCTGCAATCCTGGTCAAGCCAGAGCTGTCTCTcgctggcggtggcggcgaaCCATCGGGCCATACTGGCCCATCCCTGTAGCCAGATCATTCTGGCCGATCTCTGGATGGGCGGACTGCGCACAAGAAAAAACACCAATCTGAAG GTTATCTGTGGGCTGCTGTGTCCGTTTTATATAAGAAAGTTGGACTTTAAGTCGAAAGAAGAGCTACAGCAAATGCCGCAAACGGAAGAGGAACACCTGGAGAATCAGTACTTAGACTACGAGGATCGCGATAAGAAGGATCCAGACGCGGAG GCGCTTCTGTCCGATACGTACTCAATGAAAGATACCAAAGTGCAGGAGAACGGAAAA GTTTCCCTAACCGACTCGGAGAACACGCAGTACAAGGATTATCTGTTCGATAGCGACGTGCGGCAGCAGCGACCGTTGAagttgaagaagaagatctaCGAGTTCTACACCGCTCCCATTACCAAGTTTTGGGCTGACTCG ATGGCATACGTATTTTTTCTGGTAATGTTCACCTACACCGTGCTGGTGCGGATGGAGGAAACACCCAGCTGGCAGGAGATGTATGCCATCGCCTACATTACCACGCTTGGCTGTGAAAAGATTCGCGAGATAGTTTCCTCTGAACCGGTGGCCATATC ACACAAATTCTCTGTCTGGGCGTGGAACATGTGGAATCCCTGCGATGCGGCGGccataatattcttcctcatTGGGTTGGCATTGCGACTGCGGCCATACACGATGGACATCGGGCGGGTGATATACTGCGTCGATAGCATCTACTGGTACTTGCGGATATTGAATATTCTAGgcgtaaacaaatatttgg GACCATTGGTGACGATGATGGGCAAGATGGTGAAGAACATGATCTACTTTGTGGTGCTGTTACTGGTGGTATTGATGAGTTTCGGCGTGAGTCGACAGGCGATTCTCTTTCCCAACAATGATGCCAGCTGGCGGTTGGTACGCGAAGTTTATTATCAACCATATTTCATGTTGTACGGAGAGGTGTTTGCGGATGACATCGATCCTCCTTGTGGGGAAGATCCATCGCAGCCACCGTGTGTCACGG GACACTGGGTGACACCAATCGCTATGTCGATGTATCTGTTGATTGCCAATATTTTGCTCATTAACCTACTGATCGCTGTGTTCAACAACATCTTCATCGAGGTGAATGCCGTCTCGCATCAGGTGTGGATGTTTCAACGATTCACGGTGGTCATGGAGTACCAACAAAAGCCGGTTCTGCCACCTCCGCTGATCGCGCTCAGTCACTGCTATTCATTACTTCGGTACGCGATCCGCAAGGCAAAAGGTCTACAGGAGTCTCGCGACAACgggttgaaacttttcctcgaGAAAGAGGACATGGAGCGGTTGTACGACTACGAGGAGGAATGCGTGGAGGGATACTTCCGCGAGCAGGAGATTCTGCTACAGCAGTCGACTGAGGAACGTATCAAAAACACAGACGAACGGGTAGACCACATGGCGCAGAAGATTGAAGATATCAACCAGAAGGAAAACATCCAAAGTGCGGCCGTGCAAAACATCGAGTTTCGGTTGCGTAAGGTGGAGGAAACGGCAGGCGAAATCCTGTCTCATCTGGCCGTGATACATCGGTTCATGGCGGCTCATACGTTGATGCAAGGCGGTACGATGCAGGGCTCGACTGGTAACGTTAGTGGCAATGTAGCACTCGAGGGTGCCCCCGGTATTGCGCCCATTCCGGTGGATCATCGGACACGCACGATATCGGAGAGCGATAGCTACATTATGCAGCCGACGTTGCCGCCACCGACGCAAAGGAGAAAGTTCAACCGGTCACTGACAGAGGTGCGTCCGGATGCGTATATCTTCGATGAAGGACGACATTTGGAGGTTCGTACCGTGCTGGAGGAGAATGAAGGTGAACGCTCACCGGATCAG ACTTCTCAACCATTTGAACGCGATCGCAAGCTGTCCATTCGCTCGGAGGACTCGGAATTGTTCCCCGGTAGTGGCGTCCAAAAAACACTCTCACCAGTGGATTCGCTCGGTGTTGCCATTAAACCatcaccgccgccaccaccaccgttcttGAACATCCGACAGGACACGGCAAGCACGGAGAGTAAGGACACGCTCACCCCGCTGGAAGGGGCCGACGATAGGACGCTCGTTGGAGATGAAACCGTTGACGATCTGATGGATGGAAACTACGAGGGACTTCGGCAACGCACTGGACGCCGGCGAAACTCATCCATGTGTGGACCAGGGGTGGGTGTTTCGATGGGTGGTTCTTTCGGAGGTGGCACTCCCGGGACCGGCGTCGGTGGACGAAGAAACTCCGAAAGCGCATCCGGTGGGGGATTGGATATCAACAAATCACAGACTAGTCTCTGCCAGATACCAGGTTTGGGGTTCGGAAAGCGGCAACAAAGTGTGACGCAATCGGAACCGGATAGTGGCACCGATCAAC CTATTCAACGCCCAGTTCCAAAAGGACGTCATCTTTTGCTGCAGATACACACAGAGTACACATCGATCACGGATGAACTGGAGAGCGTTTGCCACATGATCGCATCCCCCACAAGCTCGTTGAGAGGTGAGTATTTGGTTTGCTATTTCGGATCAATATTGAACATGGTTCTCGTCTTTTCAACAGAGGCACCGAAGAAGAAAAGCGTCAACGAACTTTCCAACCCCGAGTTCGCTGCCATGATCGAAAAACGGCATCTGAAGGAGTGTGAAGATAGCGACTATATGATGAtggaaacgttgtttcaaacgCGCTGCTCGCTGGAGGACAGCGACGAGTACTTCGATGATGCAGGGCCCGAAACCGAACACGGTCCGCGCAAGATGTTGCGCCGTGAGACGGCCATCGAGTTGCCGGTGACGCCGTCCAAGTCGAACATCGTCTCGCTGGCGGACAGCGCTCAGGGTCACGAGGACTACGCAGGCATGAAGAACGAACGGCAGGGCGCGTCGAACCGGAACTCGTTGCGCGACTCGAAGAACTCGCCGCTGTCCATGTCCAGCCAGAACTCTCCGCGCAACTCTCAGTACATGCAGGGCGCCTTCCTAAACCCTTCGGTGTTCGAGGGCGCCAGCCGGCTGTACAAGAAGTCGTGCGAGAGTCTGCAGAAGAACTCCAGCACCGACACGGAGTACTCGCTGCAGCCGTACCGGTTCATTAAGCAAAGCTCGAACGAGACAAACAGTTCGTTCAACATCGACAACTCATCGATTACGAATGACCTCTCGATCGATGGCGAAACGAGCCTCAACTCGACCGTCATCGAGATGGTTTCAAGCTCCACGATCGCCGTACCTCCACCGGCGGTGGACGATCGAACCGGTTTCCTACCCAAGCGCACTTCATCGATCGGAAGCTGCACAACGCAAcacacgcagcagcagcagcagcaacagcagcaacaacattcGGTTGAATCACGCCCGTCGTTCCTTAGGAAACAGTTCAGCGTAGAGAAAAGCACGCCCGGGGGTTCGCCGGTAGCGAAAGACAACGGAGGATCCATTCCGGACGGCCTGGAAAGGTTAACGTCAACACCGGCTCCGGCAATCCCTAGCAAACCACCGCGATCTACCCGCTTCTCCGACAGCCTGAGCGTACTGGGGACGAAGAGTGTGCTAAGTCTGTTGAAGGAAAGCAGCTCCACCAGCACGGAAGAGCCGATGCACGAGGGACGCAAAGCGTCCACGATACCGTGCATCAGCACGAACCTGGTGCAGGACGAGATCGCGAAGCTGTCGTCGAACATTAAGAGCAGCACCGACGAAGACACCGATCCGCCCATCAATGAAACCATGTGCTGA
- the LOC131265309 gene encoding integrin alpha-PS3-like, whose product MKLRVICILLLWLASGEGFNLSPTPSYTFKQPALKTFIKQTRSSYFGFSINLRNSGVFVGAPRAQSNLESQRNVNETGAVYRCSFSPNTSQCTPVYLDKLGNVRYENDSYSPHIQSEKKDYQLLGAAVDGLGTDDDWLVACAPKLIGDLEELYTLHGICYLTESTRTSIDAKTVYKIKPLRNKAKQLYKQTYFVYIFGEQGLSVHVTDDGKEVLIGAPGVWTWRGTVIRYRQLPGVVDATFRGKNVIREPNRANTFTHETVVPNLRLRIDTDSYLGYSLSSGYFLNTEKLLYVAGAPQSKGQSGEVIIFDYVNNPTTQETDLVRYQSLEGQQFGEYFGYSLLTEDFNSDGLPDLAVGAPMHSHLMEHENGAVYVFLNVGGLQFELQMKLSSSYEGSGRFGTSLGKIGDSNRDGYADIAIGAPFEGNGVVYIWLGSVKGLQTKPSQRLEPPTHTSPLQPPRQPMFGYAISRGIDIDNNGYNDIAVGAPEGEAVYVYRTYPVVRIEARINSTKREIPAEGGIFEIACCWSAEFPAGIAFNVTLQYKVDIDKLMRRASVANFQSSVNAAQQVVLLGDRTVCKQFLVNVTASHTTLHQPIIIDMEYMMSEQATPPKDGPFCDHCAILDPNEFTRVQEWIPFRTGCRTETCMSDLRITNIRWTDVPSPYFIGSRKVATIEVEIENSGENAFLPQVNLTVPSSLQAMAKSVPECVVSPAVDGHIAVLCELNNRLPLRSGAKVKRSLQFDMTHLEDSRRELKVRAVSLTSSEEQWPNDNDMEYILPIRESSLMEIFSKVSPQSVHLDQQKGIVNMTQRVEVLNNGPSTMRDPLLYVDVPLTYIFGTKRCQIIDPKDVRATGTFNDTPLKIDWIQPNEDSTLPKFSFHIQHNPDVTENTPIAEAIDNEELELDNSWIDVARAKRSNLWVQPTRQGLSSIQPHDLPANRTVFFNCAQNSSAVECLQLQTRLAAIPSGPKPLRLELHYKLDLDAIEACLQEQEDIFVVQILSDLGKPSDGVKETFAVVRNNPHTLVTRTANRSAPTWIYTTSSLGGLILLAILTYVMFRQGFFKRQLREDMTRLHREVRAKRANSVGFNNSSAVSDDMEQEDVSAI is encoded by the exons ATGAAACTGAGAGTGATTTGTATCCTGCTACTATGGTTAGCTTCCGGAGAGGGGTTTAATCTTTCCCCAACGCCTAGTTATACGTTCAAACAACCGGCATTAAAAACGTTTATAAAGCAAACGCGCAGTTCGtactttggtttttcgattAATCTACGCAACAGTGG AGTGTTTGTCGGAGCGCCAAGAGCCCAGTCGAACCTCGAATCACAACGAAATGTCAACGAAACCGGGGCCGTGTATCGGTGCAGCTTCTCCCCAAACACATCGCAATGTACGCCGGTCTACCTCGACAAGCTGGGAAATGTCCGCTACGAAAACGACAGCTACAGCCCTCACATTCAGTCCGAGAAAAAAGACTACCAGCTTCTCGGGGCTGCGGTGGATGGACTCGGCACCGATGACGATTGGCTCGTGGCTTGTGCACCAAAATTGATCGGTGATCTAGAAGAGTTGTACACGCTACACGGTATCTGCTATCTAACCGAAAGCACCAGGACAAGCATAGACGCAAAGACGgtgtacaaaataaaacctcTCCGAAATAAAG CAAAACAATTGTATAAGCAAACATACTTTGTCTACATTTTTGGAGAACAGGGCTTAAGCGTGCACGTGACGGATGATGGAAAGGAGGTTCTCATCGGAGCACCTGGGGTCTGGACGTGGCGCGGGACAGTCATTCGTTACCGACAGCTACCGGGCGTGGTGGACGCGACTTTTAGAGGGAAAAATGTAATCCGTGAGCCTAACCGAGCGAATACCTTCACGCATGAAACTGTCGTACCGAATCTACGTCTACGTATAGACACTGACTCGTACCTGGGATACTCCCTCAGTTCGGGATACTTCCTGAACACCGAGAAGTTACTGTACGTGGCCGGTGCACCTCAATCGAAAGGTCAGAGTGGTGAGGTTATCATCTTCGACTACGTTAACAATCCCACCACGCAGGAGACGGACCTGGTCCGTTACCAATCGCTGGAGGGTCAACAGTTTGGCGAGTACTTTGGCTATTCGCTCCTGACAGAGGACTTCAATAGCGACGGACTGCCGGATTTGGCGGTTGGGGCACCGATGCATAGCCATTTGATGGAGCACGAAAATGGTGCTGTTTACGTGTTCCTCAATGTAGGGGGTCTTCAGTTCGAGCTGCAGATGAAGTTGTCCTCCTCCTACGAAGGAAGTGGTCGCTTTGGCACAAGTCTGGGAAAAATCGGAGACTCCAACCGAGATGGCTACGCTG ATATCGCTATCGGAGCCCCATTCGAGGGGAACGGTGTTGTTTACATATGGCTAGGGTCAGTGAAGGGTCTGCAAACCAAGCCAAGCCAACGATTGGAACCACCAACGCATACCAGCCCCTTACAACCACCACGACAGCCAATGTTTGGCTATGCGATCTCGCGCGGGATCGACATCGACAACAATGGGTACAACGACATAGCCGTTGGAGCGCCGGAAGGAGAAGCTGTGTATGTCTACCGCACGTATCCCGTGGTCCGGATCGAGGCACGAATAAATTCGACCAAACGTGAGATACCGGCCGAGGGTGGTATCTTTGAAATTGCTTGCTGCTGGTCGGCAGAATTTCCCGCAGGGATCGCATTCAATGTTACGCTCCAGTACAAAGTCGATATTGACAAACTCATGAGAAGAGCGTCAGTGGCCAACTTTCAATCGTCTGTTAATGCCGCCCAGCAGGTCGTCTTACTCGGCGACCGTACTGTGTGCAAGCAATTCCTCGTGAATGTTACCGCATCGCACACTACGCTTCACCAACCCATCATCATCGATATGGAGTATATGATGTCGGAACAAGCGACTCCTCCAAAAGATGGACCGTTTTGTGATCACTGTGCGATTCTGGATCCGAACGAATTCACCCGTGTGCAAGAGTGGATCCCCTTCCGCACTGGATGTAGGACGGAAACGTGCATGTCGGATCTGAGAATTACCAACATCCGGTGGACTGACGTGCCATCACCATACTTCATCGGTAGCAGGAAAGTAGCCACCATCGAGGTGGAGATTGAAAACTCTGGTGAGAATGCGTTCCTACCTCAGGTGAACCTTACCGTTCCGTCGAGTCTGCAAGCCATGGCAAAGTCGGTTCCCGAGTGCGTTGTCTCACCCGCCGTTGATGGCCACATCGCCGTGCTGTGTGAGTTAAATAACCGTCTACCGCTTCGAAGTGGGGCAAAGGTTAAGCGCTCTCTACAGTTCGATATGACACACCTGGAAGACAGTCGGCGGGAACTCAAAGTTCGTGCGGTATCACTTACATCCAGCGAGGAGCAGTGGCCGAATGATAACGACATGGAGTACATATTACCGATCCGGGAGTCTAGTTTAATGGAAATTTTTAG CAAAGTAAGCCCTCAGTCCGTGCATTTGGATCAGCAGAAAGGTATTGTGAACATGACCCAACGGGTGGAGGTCCTTAACAACGGACCCAGTACAATGCGCGACCCACTACTCTACGTGGACGTTCCTTTGACATACATCTTCGGCACCAAACGTTGCCAAATAATTGATCCCAAAGATGTTCGAGCGACAGGCACCTTCAATGACACTCCACTAAAGATCGACTGGATACAGCCTAACGAGGATTCAACCTTGCCAAAGTTTAGCTTTCACATCCAACACAACCCTGACGTCACGGAAAATACACCCATCGCAGAAGCCATAGATAATGAAGAGCTAGAGTTGGATAATTCTTGGATAGACGTCGCACGCGCAAAACGATCCAACTTATGGGTTCAACCGACAAGACAAGGGTTGAGCTCAATCCAACCGCACGATCTTCCGGCAAACCGGACTGTATTTTTCAACTGTGCCCAGAACAGTTCTGCGGTGGAGTGTTTACAGCTTCAGACACGCCTTGCTGCTATTCCTTCCGGTCCCAAACCGCTCCGGCTTGAGCTACATTACAAGCTCGACCTTGATGCCATCGAAGCATGTCTGCAGGAACAGGAAGATATATTCGTTGTGCAGATTTTGAGCGACCTAGGAAAGCCTTCCGACGGTGTCAAAGAAACGTTCGCGGTGGTACGCAACAATCCACACACGCTTGTGACGCGAACCGCCAACCGAAGTGCCCCGACTTGGATCTACACCACTTCGTCGTTAGGAGGGCTGATCCTTTTGGCCATCCTCACGTACGTTATGTTTCGCCAGGGTTTCTTCAAGCGTCAGCTGAGGGAGGATATGACTAGACTTCACCGCGAAGTAAGAGCCAAAAGAGCGAAT AGTGTCGGCTTTAATAATTCAAGTGCCGTATCGGATGATATGGAGCAGGAGGACGTTTCTGCCATATGA